The Lysinibacillus pakistanensis genome includes a window with the following:
- a CDS encoding pyridoxal phosphate-dependent decarboxylase family protein — protein MMKHNSILNLNTDERMDIGTYLLEQINDYMTHIRGVRVSPELSVDAVAEYARRLSFEHPVSAREAIYHILEGLRQYQVHTPHPRYFGLYNPRPNFMGIMADMITAAFNPQLAAWSHAPVAVEMENYVLKEIASKFGYSAEAADGTFTTGGAEANLTAVLTALVHRFPSYAKEGLRSLPTQPVMYASAESHHSLVKAARSCGLGTDSLRIITTDSQLHIDVHALHHQIQVDRAAGYTPFLIIATGGTTGAGAIDPINEMANLAEREQLWLHVDAAYGGASVFAPELLDLLHGINRADSITFDAHKWMSVPMGAGIYITRHKDILHRTFSITADYMPKEGGDLDVIEPFTHSIQWSRRFIGLKVYLSLVTAGWEGYRSMVQHQTEMGNRLRRDLACSNWKVVNDTVLPVVCFTDSNIQSKIQSNFASFICQEILRSGQAWISVYEINKAPVLRACITNYDSTEEDIMVLMELLNRARAKYLERHPNGLS, from the coding sequence ATGATGAAGCATAATTCAATTCTTAATCTTAATACGGATGAACGCATGGACATTGGAACCTATCTTTTGGAGCAAATCAATGACTATATGACGCACATACGCGGGGTTCGTGTCTCACCTGAACTCAGCGTGGATGCGGTTGCAGAATACGCACGTAGATTATCTTTTGAGCATCCCGTCAGCGCACGCGAGGCGATTTATCATATCCTGGAGGGATTAAGGCAATACCAAGTACATACGCCACACCCGCGATATTTCGGCCTGTATAATCCGCGGCCCAACTTCATGGGAATAATGGCGGATATGATTACTGCAGCATTCAATCCGCAGCTTGCAGCCTGGAGCCATGCGCCTGTAGCGGTCGAAATGGAGAACTATGTATTGAAAGAGATAGCTTCAAAATTCGGTTATTCAGCAGAGGCAGCAGATGGGACATTTACAACTGGGGGAGCGGAAGCAAATTTGACAGCCGTACTGACCGCACTAGTGCATCGTTTTCCATCTTATGCTAAAGAGGGGCTGAGGTCGCTCCCCACGCAACCCGTCATGTACGCCTCTGCTGAGAGCCACCATTCTCTGGTAAAGGCAGCTCGTTCCTGCGGACTGGGTACAGATTCCCTTCGTATTATTACGACAGATTCTCAACTGCATATAGATGTTCATGCGCTTCATCATCAAATTCAAGTGGATCGCGCTGCTGGATACACTCCTTTTCTCATCATTGCGACGGGTGGAACGACCGGCGCCGGAGCGATTGATCCCATTAACGAAATGGCAAACTTGGCTGAACGTGAGCAACTGTGGCTGCATGTGGATGCTGCGTACGGAGGAGCCTCCGTGTTTGCACCAGAACTGCTTGATCTACTTCATGGTATTAACCGAGCTGACTCCATTACCTTCGATGCGCACAAGTGGATGTCTGTCCCAATGGGGGCGGGAATTTATATTACACGGCATAAGGACATCTTACATAGAACATTCAGCATCACGGCAGATTATATGCCGAAAGAAGGGGGTGATCTGGATGTTATTGAACCGTTCACCCATTCGATTCAATGGTCGCGAAGGTTTATCGGTTTGAAAGTGTACTTATCTCTTGTAACTGCTGGTTGGGAAGGCTATCGCAGCATGGTGCAGCACCAGACAGAGATGGGCAATCGGTTACGCCGGGACCTTGCATGCTCTAACTGGAAGGTTGTCAATGATACCGTATTGCCTGTAGTATGCTTTACTGATTCCAATATACAATCAAAGATCCAATCGAATTTCGCATCATTTATATGTCAAGAGATATTACGTTCAGGGCAGGCATGGATTTCAGTATACGAAATAAACAAGGCTCCAGTACTGCGAGCTTGCATTACGAACTACGATTCAACTGAGGAAGATATTATGGTATTGATGGAGTTGCTGAATAGAGCAAGAGCAAAATATTTGGAGAGACATCCGAACGGTTTGAGCTGA